One window from the genome of Megalobrama amblycephala isolate DHTTF-2021 linkage group LG4, ASM1881202v1, whole genome shotgun sequence encodes:
- the LOC125267662 gene encoding GTPase IMAP family member 8-like: MAEGTSTPAEMTTSSSGPDDPEIRILLIGRKGSGKSSSGNTILGERKFKFTQNETEVCEEVTQIGEKQVHVIDCPDLLDPDLNKEQLEELKEQLVSGCSAGLSSVLLTVPLVKPLENEEEFLDFIKCLFGPEVQKYIMILFTHGDELDALDEPQTIDEYLQHKDHEDLQRLVTECGGKFHCFNNRIKSVDQKQELLQKIEGMMMENRGKFIMKQMRRRTSMNVPGVILPGGTPSEDPDELHMIPEKKNQIRLVLLGKTGAGKSSSGNTIIGKNVFKSSASSKSQTKQCQSETTVRMGKEISVVDTPGLYDTELSEEEIKTEIGKCITFTSPGPHAFLIVIKVGRFTEEEKNTIEKLKEVFGEQMNKYSMIIFTHKKLLKNTTIEQYLEEGDPDLRKLVESCGNRFFCLDNESTSFPQFRDLIRKIETMMEENGHFTNDLFEETEKHIQEIQKQNLDKKVVQFKEKHKRGTLTDWQEIYWRLAEESRQEAKKSFSNTFIAELLMYPLVKGTDIRRALETVVTLEERESTIKEAESKGFRHAEAVQLAIRATRKLVKQKMCTIQ; the protein is encoded by the exons ATGGCAGAGGGAACTTCAACACCCGCAG AGATGACAACGAGCAGCTCCGGTCCAGATGATCCAGAGATCCGGATTCTTCTGATAGGTAGAAAGGGTTCTGGGAAAAGTTCATCTGGAAACACGATACTGGGAGAAAGAAAGTTTAAGTTTACACAGAATGAAACTGAAGTTTGTGAAGAAGTAACTCAGATCGGAGAGAAACAGGTTCATGTGATTGACTGTCCAGATCTACTGGATCCAGATCTAAATAAAGAGCAGTTGGAGGAACTGAAAGAGCAGCTGGTCTCTGGATGTTCAGCAGGTCTCAGTTCAGTTCTGCTCACTGTTCCTCTAGTGAAACCTCTGGAAAATGAGGAAGAGTTCCTGGAtttcattaaatgtttatttggtCCTGAAGTTCAGAAGTACATCATGATTCTGTTCACACATGGAGATGAACTGGATGCACTGGATGAACCACAGACCATTGATGAATATCTACAACACAAAGATCATGAGGATTTACAGAGACTGGTGACTGAATGTGGAGGAAAGTTTCACTGTTTCAATAACAGGATTAAATCAGTTGATCAGAAACAAGAACTACTGCAGAAGATTGAAGGAATGATGATGGAGAACAGAGGGAAATTTATCATGAAACAAATGAGGAGGAGAACAAGCATGAATGTTCCTGGTGTCATTT TGCCAGGAGGGACTCCATCAGAAGATCCAGATGAGCTTCACATGATTCCTGAGAAGAAAAACCAGATCAGGCTGGTTCTGCTGGGAAAAACTGGAGCTGGGAAAAGTTCCTCTGGAAACACCATCATCGGCAAAAACGTGTTTAAATCTTCAGCCAGTTCAAAGTCTCAGACGAAACAGTGTCAGTCAGAAACTACAGTGAGGATGGGTAAAGAGATCTCAGTCGTCGACACACCTGGACTTTATGATACCGAACTCAGTGAAGAGGAGATTAAGACTGAAATAGGGAAATGCATAACATTCACTTCTCCTGGACCACATGCTTTTCTTATTGTGATTAAAGTGGGTCGATTCACTGAGGAGGAGAAAAACACCATAGAGAAACTTAAAGAAGTGTTTGGAGAACAGATGAACAAATACTCCATGATCATCTTCACTCATAAAAAACTGTTAAAGAATACAACCATTGAGCAGTATCTAGAGGAAGGTGATCCAGATCTCAGAAAGCTTGTAGAGAGTTGTGGAAACAGGTTCTTCTGTCTGGACAATGAGTCTACCAGTTTCCCACAGTTCAGAGATCTGATCCGTAAAATAGAGACGATGATGGAAGAGAATGGACACTTTACAAATGACCTGTTTGAAGAAACAGAGAAACACATTCAGGAGATCCAGAAGCAGAACTTGGATAAGAAAGTGGTGCAGTTCAAAGAGAAGCACAAACGAGGCACTCTAACTGATTGGCAGGAAATATACTGGCGTTTAGCAGAAGAGTCACGACAGGAGGCTAAGAAATCTTTTTCTAACACGTTTATTGCAGAACTTCTTATGTATCCTCTTGTGAAAGGAACAGATATACGCAGAGCACTGGAGACAGTGGTGACCCTTGAGGAGAGGGAGAGCACCATAAAGGAGGCTGAGAGCAAAGGATTCAGACACGCAGAGGCCGTTCAACTTGCAATCAGAGCCACACGGAAACTAGTAAAAcagaaaatgtgtacaattcaATGA